The following DNA comes from Chryseobacterium gallinarum.
TTTATAATATTCATTGAAAATGAGAGAATGTAAAAATAATTTTAACTTTAACTCTCCGTTTTCAATGTAAAATTATTTCCATTTTATATTACATCCCATGCTTGGTCTCTGAATTTCTTCCTGAGGCTCACCTGCCAGAAGGTTTTCAAAAGCAATAATCAAATCTTCTCCGGTTACATCCTTATTGTTTCCGGGTCTTGAATCGTCCATCTGTCCCCTATAGATAAGGTCTAATTTATCATCAAAGAAATAAAAATCAGGGGTACAAGCTGCATCATATGCTTTTGCTATTGCCTGGCTTTCATCAAATAGGTATGGGAAATCAAATCTTCTTTCGATTTGAAATTCAATCATTTTTTCAGGAGAATCGGCCGGGTATTTTTCGATGTCATTGGAATTGATGGCAATGAACTCTATTCCTTTATCGTTATAATCTTCGTACAGTTCATTAATTTTATCAATCACGTGAAGAACAAACGGACAATGGTTGCACATGAAGATAACCAATGTTCCTTTTTCTCCTTTCAGTTCTTCCAACGACTGAAGTTCATTCATTTTTGACGGGTTAGGAAGCTCAAAAAAGGGAGCTTTTGTTCCCAGTGCCAACATATTAGAGGGGGTGTTCATATCCTATTTTCTTTGGTTACAAAGATAAAAATTTCTTTGGTTTTATATGGTAAGATGATATTAGTTATCCAATTATCAAAAAGCAACTATGATACGGCTTTCATTTTTTTATACTTCAGCTGTTTAATTTTCAATCCAGGCTCAATACTCCAAAATAGCTTCCCCACTCCTTTTCCCAGGCTCCAAACATTTACTTTTATCTTTTTATTACCTTTCATTAAATGTTAAAGTCTCAATATCATTTGGAAGATATCTTAAAAAGTTTGTAGTTTTGCTAACACCGTTAGTAAAAAATATCATGGGTCTACATGAACGCCGTCAAAGAGAAAAAGAATCCATCCGTGCAAATATTTTGCAGGCTGCCTTTTCTTTGGCTAAAACTGAGGGCTGGGGATCTCTTTCTATGCGTAAAATAGCAGACGCTATTGAATACAGCGCACCGGTAGTATATGATTATTTTGAAAATAAGGAAGCTATTTTATTTGAAATTTCTCTGGATGGCTTTCATAAATTACATATAGAATTATTAAAAGCTCAGCGGAAATATGATACTCCGGAAGAGCAACTTGTAGCTATTGTAGATGCGTACTGGAATTTCGCCTTTAAAAACAAGGAATATTACCAGTTGATGTTTGGATTGGGGATGCAATGCTGTGGAAAAGGCCAGATGAAAAAGGAATTTTCATCCTTCCAGGAACTGATTTATGAATGCACCTACGAGATCATTAAGAAAAACGGGTCTAATACAGATAATGCATGTCATATGTCCCACGCCCTGTTTTCTGCTGTACACGGTATGATTTCGATTATGATGATGCGTACTGCAGATATTCCTTCTACAATGAATAAAACGGCTTTGGATGAAACAGTTTCATCTTTTATTAAGTCTTTATAAATTTTTTTTGAACTAAAAATTAACAGCGTTAGGAAAATTAACACATGGTTAATTAAAATATTCAGTTAAAACAATTAAAATAAAAGCAGGTATGCACAACTTTTTTTACCAATTCAAAAGGTAAAGGTAAACATTTTTCTTTTATAAATTAACACCGTTAGGAAATATAACGCAGATACACCTTATCTTTTATACATATATCAACATTAAAAAAATGACTTCAATTATGAAAACTAGTGATTTGACCGGACATTAAAGATTTTATAATTTTTTTTGAACAAATTATTAACACTGTTAGGAAAAAAAACAGCATTTATTAGAAAGAAACATTACTTATCTCTAACACTTTATTAAAAAAATTAAACCAAAATGAAAATACCAGGAAAAACAAGGTTTATTGTACTTATTGCAAGTATAATTCTTTTACAAAGCTGCACCAAGGCTGCGGAAGGTTCCAATGCCGCGCCACCAGCTCCTGAACTTCCGGTTTATACCGTTATCACATCTCCTGCAACTACCTATCAGGAATTTCCTACTGCACTGGAAGGAAAAAACAATGTGGAAATCAGATCTCAGGTAGACGGATATCTGGATAAAATCTACGTAGAAGAAGGAGCGTATGTAAGAGCCGGACAGCCCTTATTTAAAATAGACTCAAGAAGCTATGGTGAACAGATGAATATGGCTCAGGCTAATCTTCAGGTTGCCAATGCCAATATTGAGAAAGCAAGAGTGGAAGTGGACAGGCTTCAGCCCTTAGTGTCTGCTAAAGTCGTTTCGGATGTGCAGCTTAAAACGGCAAAAGCCAATTATGCAGCAGCAGTTGCCGCCGCATCCCAGGCAAGAGCTTCTGTAGGAAATGCAAGGATCAATGTAGGGTTTACAACCATTACAGCTCCTGTAAGCGGATACATCGGAAGAATTCCTTATAAAAAAGGGAGCCTGATTTCCAGAACAGATCCTAATCCATTGACATTACTGTCTGATATCAGTGAAATTTATGCATATTTCTCTTTGAGTGAGCTTGACTTCATTGCTTTCCAGAATAAATATCCGGGAGCATCCTTAGAGGAAAAGCTGAAAAATATGCCAATGGTAGAGCTGGTAATCGCTGATAACAGTATTTATCCTGAAAAAGGAAAAATGAGCATTGTAGATGGACAGTTTGATAAAACCACCGGAGCGATCAGTGTACGTGCGGTTTTTCCTAATGCTCACGGAACTTTAAGAACCGGAAATACAGGAAGAGTACGTATGCCGCAGCTGATTTCCAATGCAGTGGTTATTCCACAGGAGTCTACCTTTGAAATTCAGGATAAAACCTATGTTTACGTCTTAGGAAAAGATCAGAAAGTAACAAGTAAACCGATTAAAATTTCAGGAAAAACGGACAGTTATTACTTTATTTCTGAAGGGCTGGCTCCGGGAGAGAAAATCGTTTACACCGGAATAGGAAATCTCAAAGACGGAGCATCTATCCGTCCCAAGACCATTTCTTCTGATAGTTTATTAAGAGCAAAACCTTTGTAATAGATTTTAATACACTATTTAAAAGCAGTCTGAACTTTAATTATTTCTTACCCTTAAGGTATTGGAAGGGATCAGCACCTGTTCGTTCAGTTCAGGTAAGTTTGTGAAAACTTCCCAGATGCTGATGGATTCGGATTCTAATGTTTAAAAAAGTTCAGACAACATAAAAAAATAAACTTCTTATGTTAAAACAATTTATAGAAAGACCGGTACTTTCAACGGTCATCTCCATAATCCTTCTATTATTGGGAGCACTGTCTCTCTTTAATCTGCCGATTGCTCTCTTCCCGGACATTGCTCCGCCGAGTGTACAGGTAACCGCTTTTTATCCGGGAGCTAATGCAGAGGTAGTGGCCCGTTCTGTGGCAACCCCTATTGAAGAAGCCGTGAACGGAGTTGAGAATATGACTTATATGACCTCCAACTCCAGTAATGACGGTACCATGACGCTAAGCGTATACTTCAAACAAGGATCTGATCCTGACAATGCTGCCGTTAATGTACAGAACCGTGTATCGAAGGCAATGAGCCAGCTTCCCCAGGAGGTGGTACAGGCAGGAATTTCAACACAGAAAGTCCAGAACAGTATGATTATGTTTATGGGTCTAACCAGCAATGATCCTAAACAATATGATGAACTGTTTTTACAGAATTACCTGAAAATTAACGTTATTCCTCAGATACAACGTATTCCCGGAGTAGCACAGGCCCAGGTATTCGGAACAAGAGATTACTCTATGAGAATCTGGTTAAAGCCCGACCGTCTGGCTGCCAATAACCTTTCTCCTCAGGAAGTTCTTAACGCTATCAAGGATCACAACCTTGAAGCAGCTCCTGGCCGTCTAGGGCAAGGAAGTAAGGAAACTTATGAGTATATTCTTAAATATAAAGGAAAACTAAACAAAGGTGAGGATTATGAGAATATAGCCATTAAAGCCAATAATGACGGTTCATTTTTAAGGTTAAAAGATGTGGCAAGGGTAGAATTCGGTTCTTATACGTATACTGCGACAAACAGGGTAGACGGAAAACCCGTTGCTGGTTTTGCCATTCTACAAACGGCAGGATCCAATGCGAATGAAATCCTTACTGAAATTGAAAAACAGGTGGATGTACTCTCTACTACCCTGCCTAAAGGCGTGGAACCTATTATCATGTATAACTCGAAAGATTTCCTGGATGCCTCCATTCATCAGGTGGTGGAAACGCTTGTTATTGCTTTCATTCTGGTATTCATTGTGGTATTTATTTTCCTTCAGGATTTCAGATCTACATTGATTCCGGCCATTGCGGTTCCGGTAGCTATTATCGGTACCTTCTTCTTCCTTCAGCTGTTTGGATTCAGCATTAATATGTTGACCTTATTTGCCCTGGTACTGGCAATTGGTATCGTGGTAGATGATGCCATTGTAGTCGTAGAAGCAGTTCATTCCAAGATGGAGCAAACGGGAATGCCTGTAGAACACGCTACCATGAATTCGATGAGTGAAATTTCCGGGGCGATCATTTCCATTACGCTGGTGATGTGTGCGGTATTCATTCCGGTAGGTTTTATGCAGGGACCTGCAGGAGTTTTCTACAGACAGTTTGCCTTTACACTGGCTATTGCCATTATGATTTCAGCCATTAATGCATTAACATTAAGCCCGGCTTTATGTGCCATTTTTCTGAATGATCCTCAGGGAGAACATGGTGAACACGGCCACAAAAAAGGTTTTGGAGCAAGATTTTTCAATGCATTTAATGCAAGCTTCAATAGCATGACCAAAAAATATATTTACAGCCTTAAGTTTTTAATTAAAAATAAATGGGTGGCTATTGGTGGTCTTGTTGTGATTACTGCGGCAAGTATTTTTATGATCAAAAAAGCCCCTTCAGGATTTATTCCTACAGAAGATCAGGGATTTGTATTGTATGCGGTAAACACTCCTCCGGGAAGCTCACTGGAAAGAACACACAGAGCGACAGAACAGATTGATAAAATTATTAATGGCGAAAAGGCAACCAACCACTTGTGGGTAGCGGACGGAATGAACTTCATCAGTAACGCCAACGCGTCTCCTTATTCTGCAGGTTTTATTAAGCTTAAAGATTATGATAAACGCGGTGAGATGAAAGATCCTGATCAAATCGCTGCAACGCTTACTGGAAAGGTAAGCCAGGTAAAAGATGCCAATGCATTCTTTTTCAACTTCCCTACTGTACAGGGATTCGGTAACGTTTCCGGTTTTGAATTCATGCTTCAGGATAAAACCAATGGCTCTTTTGAACAATTGGGTACCACCACCCAGGCATTCATCGGTGAATTGATGAAACGTCCGGAGATTGCGTTTGCCTTTACCACTTATGCTGCAGGAAATCCCCAATATACCATTGATGTAGATGCAGATAAAGCTAATCAGCTGGGAGTTTCTGTAACAGAACTGATGCAGACAATGCAGATTTATTACGGAAGTAGCTTTGTTTCAGATTTCAACAGGTTTGGTAAATATTACAGGGTAATGGCCCAGGCTGATATTCCTTATCGTACGGATATTAACTCCCTGGAAGGAATCTATGTAAAGAACAAATCCGGAGAGATGGTTCCCGCTAAAACACTGGTTACCTTAAAAAGAACTTTTGGACCTGAAACAGTGACCCGGAATAACCTGTTTAATGCCGTAACCATCAACGGAACTCCTAAACCGGGATATAGCACCGGGGATGCCATTAAAGCAGTAGAAGAAGTGGCCCAACAGTCCCTTCCGAGAGGTTATGGTTATGAATGGACAGGAATTACCCGCGAGGAAATCAAAACAGGCGGACAAACCGTGTTTATTTTCCTGTTGAGTATTTTGTTTGTATACTTCCTGCTGGCAGCTCAATATGAAAGTTATATCCTTCCGTTTGCCATTATTCTTACCATTCCGACAGGGATCTTTGGGGTATTTGCTTTCACAGGCCTGGCAGGAATAGATAACAATATCTATGTACAGGTCGGGTTGATTATGCTTGTTGGGTTATTGGCCAAAAATGCCATCCTGATTGTAGAATTTGCTGTTCAGAGGAGAAAAGCGGGAAAATCGTTAATTGAATCTGCCCTTCAGGCTTCAAGATTACGTTTAAGACCTATCCTGATGACTTCTTTTGCCTTTATCGTAGGGATGCTTCCATTGGTATGGACACAAGGTGCATCAGCAAAAGGGAATCATTCCATTGGATACAGTACTGTGGGAGGAATGCTTACAGGAGTATTATTCGGAATTTTCATTATTCCCGTAATGTATGTAATCTTCCAGTATCTGCATGAAAAAATGCCGAGCAGAAAAAAGAAAAGACTTCTGAAAAAACAAATGGAAGAAGAACTTTTAGCTTCTACTATTAATTAAATAAGAAAAAGAAATTTATATCCAAAAAACATAAAGATTTTAATAACACTTAAGTTATTTTTTACGCTAAAAGCTTGAACAAAAAAGTACACATAACTTTAGAAAATCACAGTTTTCTTATCCACAAACATCTGTGCAAATCTGTGTAATCTGTGGTTAAAGAATAAAAAAACAAAAAGCCACAAAACTTTGAATGTTACTTAGGTTAACTGTGGTTAAAATCTCAATTTTTTGCATAATTAAAGGTCTATCAAACAAAAACTATGAAAAGAGTAAAAAATATTATTATAACATTTGCACTGGCTATAGGTTCCGTTTCGTGTGTGTCAAAACTGGCATACACGGAACCTGAGCTTCCGCTTCCTGAAAAATTCCAGTATACGGCAACAGCAGATACAGCAAGTATTGCCAATCTGGAGTGGAAACAATTTTTCAGCGACCCTATTTTACAGGAGTTGATTGAAAAAGGAATCAGAAACAATTATGATCTTCAGATTGCTTTGAAACAAGTGGCTGCTTCCCAGGAAAAACTGAAGCAGGCCAAATATATGCAATATCCCGATGTAGGTTTCGGAGTTTCAGGACAGATTTCAAAACCTTCCAAAAACAGTATGAACGGGCAAAGTTTAAATATGTTTTTAGGGCAAAATCATGTTGAAGATTATAATGCTGCTTTCAACCTCTCCTGGGAAGCTGATATTTGGGGAAAGATTAAAAATCAGCAGGAAGTTTCAAGAATGCAGTATCTTCAGACTTATGAAGGTTCAAAGGCAGTTCAGACTCAGGTGGTGGCTGCAATTGCCCAGGGATATTATAATCTGTTGATGCTTGACAGACAATTAGCCATTGCCAAATCTAACCTTGAGCTGAGCAGCAATACACTACTGATCACACAAAAAATGTGGGAAAGCGGAGATACCACTTCCCTGGGGGTCCAACAAGCTTCTGCTCAAAAGCAGGCTACCGAGCTCCTGATTTCGCAATTGGAGCAGAATATTGCGATTCAGGAAAATGCATTAAGTATTTTAGTGGGTGAGACCCCTAACAAGATCAACAGGACAATTGAGATGTCCGACACTTCCCTACCCCGGAATATTTCTGCAGGACTTCCGGCAGCTATGGTCAGCAGAAGACCTGATGTACGTCAGCAAGAACTGGTCTTACTTGAATCAAATGCGATGGTAGGAATTGCCCAGGCCAATATGTATCCTGCTTTAAAGATTACGGCCAATGGAGGAGTCAATTCATTTAAATTTGACAACTGGTTCCAGATTCCCGCCTCATTATTCGGTTCGGTTTTAGGAGGAATCACACAACCTATTTTTCAAAAAAGACAGTTGAAAACGGATCTGGAGGTAGCCAAAATACAAAGAGAAAAAAATGTACTGGCTTTTCGCCAGTCTGTTTTAAATGCTGTAGGTGAAGTTTCTGATGCTTTGGTTTCTAATGAAAATCTGAAAATCCAGGAACAAAAAGCTTCCGAACAGGCAGCAACGCTGAAAGAAGGGATTAAAAGTGCCCAACTTCTTTACAAAGGAGGTTCAGCCAATTATCTGGAGGTGATTACCGCACAGGGAAATTCTCTTCAGGCGGAATTGAACCTTGCTTCCATTAAAAGACAGAGATTAAGCAGCATTGTAGATTTATACAGAGCACTGGGTGGCGGTTGGAAGTAGTAAATTAAATTATATTGTTTGAATGCGGTTCGTTTGGGCCGCATTTTTAATGTGATCATTATTTCGGAAGCTGTTCCGTAATCCATTGAATCAGCTCTTCAAAATCCTTTTGGGAATAGCCTAGCTGCAAATAGTGAATATCATTGGCCTTGCGATACCAGGTCAACTGACGCTTAGCATATCTGCGGCTGTTTTTTTTAATTTCGGAAACTGCGAAATCAAGATCCCATTCCCCTTCAAAATATTTAAATAGTTCGGAGTACCCTACCGTATTTAAAGCGGTTAGCCCTTTGAATTTTTCAAGACCTTTTACCTCATCCAATAATCCTTTTTCCATCATCATATCTACCCGGCGGTTGATCCTGTCATACAGTTCTTCTCTCGGGGCTTCAATTCCGATCCGGATTACATTAAAGTCCCTGCCATCCTGCGAAACAGCAATATGCTCAGAATATTTTTTATCCGTCTGCCAGATAATATCGATTGCCCTTAACAGCCTTCGGTGGTTATGAATATCCACTACACTATAATATTCGGGATCAAGTTCTTTCAGTATTTCCTGAAGTTTTTCAATTCCCTCTTCTTCCATGATTTTCTGAAGTTTTTCCTGATTTCCGGCATTAGCTTCAGGCAGATCATGCAGTCCTTCAATCACAGCTTTTTCGTACATCATGCTTCCCCCCACGAGAATAACTGTATCATGATTCTTGAAAAGTCCGTTGATTTTTTGCAGGGCATCTTCTTCGTATTGTCCGATAGAATAATATTCTTTTACAGAGAGATTTCCGATAAAATGATGAGGTGCTTCAGCCAGTTCTTCTTCAGAAGGTGCGGCTGTTCCTATTTTCATTTCTTTAAAAAACTGGCGGGAATCACAGGAAATAATTTCTGTATTGAAATGCTGAGCCAGATCAATTGCCAATCTCGTTTTACCAATCCCGGTGGGCCCTACTACTGAAATCAGGTTTTTCATCAGTTCACGTTCATTTTTTATCGGTCAGGTGTAATATTTACAGATTTCACAGTGCTAATTTAAATGTTTATCTTTGTAGAACAATAAAAAACTATGATTTTATCAATGACCGGCTTTGGTAGAGCCGAAAACGTTTTTGAAGGAAAAAAAATAACTATAGATATTAAATCATTGAACAGCAAGAGCTTTGATTTGAATATTAAAATTCCTTTACGTTATAAAGAGAAAGAATTTGAAATCAGAAAAATTCTTAACGATAGAATTATCCGTGGAAAGGTAGATTGCTATATCAATCTGGAGAATCTGGAAGAATCCACTGATGTAAAAATTAACAAGACCCTGATTGATTCATACATCAATGAGCTTCGGGCCATTGCCGCTGACGGTCCTGATTTCGAATATCTGAAAATGGCGGTAAGACTGCCTGATGCCATAACCTCAAGACCTGATGAACTGACGGAAGGCGAATGGGAAATGCTGGCTTCCATAGTGAATACGGCTATTGATCGCTTTGAGGAATTCAGAAGAACCGAAGGAAGTATCCTTCATGAGGAACTGAACAGAAACATTCAGAATATTGATAAATATCTGGGAGAGGTAATTCCTTTTGAAGAAGAAAGGATCATCAGTGTGAAAGAACGCTATCAAAAGTCCCTGAAGGAATTTGAAAATGTTGATGAAACCCGTTTTTACCAGGAAATGGCTTACTTTACGGAAAAACTTGACATTTCAGAAGAAAAGGTAAGACTTGCCCAACATTTAAAATACTATAAAGAAGTAATGGACAATGAATCTTTCAATGGTAAAAAGCTGGGCTTCATTTCTCAGGAGATCGGAAGGGAAATTAATACTTTAGGTTCCAAGGCCAATCATGCAGAGATCCAGAAGCTGGTAGTAATGATGAAAGATGATCTGGAAAAAATTAAAGAGCAAACATTAAACGTATTATAGCCCATAGACCTCAGGATAAGAGATCCTTCCTGGCTCTTTTATCTGAAAATCTCTAATCTAAATGGATAAAGTAATTATATTTTCAGCGCCGTCAGGGAGCGGAAAAACGACATTGGTAAAACATTCTCTGGAAACATTTCCTGAACTTGCTTTTTCAATTTCCTGTACAACAAGACAGCCAAGAGGAAATGAAGTGCATGCAGTAGATTATCATTTTTTAACACCCGAACAATTCAGACAAAAAATTTCAGAAGGTGCTTTTGTAGAATATGAAGAAGTGTATACTGACAAATACTACGGTACTTTAAAATCTGAAGTAGAAAAAATCTGGAGTCAGGGAAAAGTTGTTATTTTTGATGTTGATGTAAAAGGAGGAATTTCTTTGAAAAAATATTTTGGTGAAAAGGCCTTGTCCATTTTTATAGAGCCGCCTTCCATCGAAGAATTGGAACGAAGATTGATTTCAAGAAATACAGATGATGCGGAAACCATTAAAACCCGTGTAGAGAAAGCAGAAGAAGAAATGTCTTATGCGGGAGAGTTTGACAAGGTTGTTATTAATACAGATCTTGATGTAGCCAAAAAAGAAATAGAAAGTTTAATAAAAAATTTTATCAGTAACTAACGGCTGGAAGATGGAAGCCGGAAGATGAAAGTAATAAATACTCTCAAAATCTAACTTCTGATCTCTAACCTCTAACTGATCATAAAAAATTGAGGTTGATATGAGTACCGAAACATTAGAAAAAGCTAAATCTGCCATTCCTGTAAAAGGATTTCTGGATATCAAAGATATTGCAATTCCTCAAGGGGAAGAACTGGTGAAAGCCATTCTGAAACTTAAAGAAGAAAAGAATGCTGTCATTCTTGCCCATTATTATCAGCCGGGAGAAATCCAGGACATCGCTGATTTCCTTGGTGATTCTTTACAACTGGCAAGACAGGCTAAAGAAACGAACGCAGATATGATTGTATTCTGTGGCGTTCACTTTATGGCAGAAGCTGCCAAAATCCTGAATCCAACTAAAAAAGTAGTTCTTCCGGATACGATGGCCGGATGCTCCCTGGCAGACGGATGCTCCGGAGAAGGATTAAGGAAAATGCGTGAGCAATATCCCAACGCTTTAGTAGCTACCTACATCAACTGTAATGCTGAAACTAAAGCTGAAAGTGACATCATTGTAACCAGTTCAAATGCTGAAACAGTGATTGAAGCACTACCTAAAGACAGACCAATCATTTTTGCACCGGATAAAAACTTAGGAAGGTATTTATCAAAAAAAACCGGACGTGATATGATCTTATGGGACGGAAGCTGTATAGTACACGAAGCATTTTCAATGGAGAGAATTGCCAAACAATTGGCTGATAACCCTGATGCCAAACTGATTGCACATCCTGAAAGTGAAGAAGCAGTCTTGAAACTGGCCCACTTTATCGGTTCCACATCTGCTTTGTTGAACTATGTGGAAAAAGATGATTGTCAGAAATTCATTATCGCAACAGAAGAAGGGATTCTGCATGAAATGAAAAAACGGGCTCCACACAAAGAATTAATTCCGGCACTGGTTTTTGATGAAAGCTGTAACTGCTCAGAGTGTTTTTATATGAAACGCAATACCATGGAAAAATTGTATTTATGTATGAAATATGAGCTTCCTGAAATCCTTATTGATGAAGATTTAAGATTAAAAGCATTGAAACCGATTGAAGCCATGCTTGATCTTTCAAAAAGCATAAAATAGACAAAAAGCACTGCTTGACAGTGCTTTTTTATTTTGATTCATGATTAAAG
Coding sequences within:
- a CDS encoding thioredoxin family protein → MNTPSNMLALGTKAPFFELPNPSKMNELQSLEELKGEKGTLVIFMCNHCPFVLHVIDKINELYEDYNDKGIEFIAINSNDIEKYPADSPEKMIEFQIERRFDFPYLFDESQAIAKAYDAACTPDFYFFDDKLDLIYRGQMDDSRPGNNKDVTGEDLIIAFENLLAGEPQEEIQRPSMGCNIKWK
- a CDS encoding TetR/AcrR family transcriptional regulator, with the translated sequence MGLHERRQREKESIRANILQAAFSLAKTEGWGSLSMRKIADAIEYSAPVVYDYFENKEAILFEISLDGFHKLHIELLKAQRKYDTPEEQLVAIVDAYWNFAFKNKEYYQLMFGLGMQCCGKGQMKKEFSSFQELIYECTYEIIKKNGSNTDNACHMSHALFSAVHGMISIMMMRTADIPSTMNKTALDETVSSFIKSL
- a CDS encoding efflux transporter outer membrane subunit is translated as MKRVKNIIITFALAIGSVSCVSKLAYTEPELPLPEKFQYTATADTASIANLEWKQFFSDPILQELIEKGIRNNYDLQIALKQVAASQEKLKQAKYMQYPDVGFGVSGQISKPSKNSMNGQSLNMFLGQNHVEDYNAAFNLSWEADIWGKIKNQQEVSRMQYLQTYEGSKAVQTQVVAAIAQGYYNLLMLDRQLAIAKSNLELSSNTLLITQKMWESGDTTSLGVQQASAQKQATELLISQLEQNIAIQENALSILVGETPNKINRTIEMSDTSLPRNISAGLPAAMVSRRPDVRQQELVLLESNAMVGIAQANMYPALKITANGGVNSFKFDNWFQIPASLFGSVLGGITQPIFQKRQLKTDLEVAKIQREKNVLAFRQSVLNAVGEVSDALVSNENLKIQEQKASEQAATLKEGIKSAQLLYKGGSANYLEVITAQGNSLQAELNLASIKRQRLSSIVDLYRALGGGWK
- the nadA gene encoding quinolinate synthase NadA gives rise to the protein MSTETLEKAKSAIPVKGFLDIKDIAIPQGEELVKAILKLKEEKNAVILAHYYQPGEIQDIADFLGDSLQLARQAKETNADMIVFCGVHFMAEAAKILNPTKKVVLPDTMAGCSLADGCSGEGLRKMREQYPNALVATYINCNAETKAESDIIVTSSNAETVIEALPKDRPIIFAPDKNLGRYLSKKTGRDMILWDGSCIVHEAFSMERIAKQLADNPDAKLIAHPESEEAVLKLAHFIGSTSALLNYVEKDDCQKFIIATEEGILHEMKKRAPHKELIPALVFDESCNCSECFYMKRNTMEKLYLCMKYELPEILIDEDLRLKALKPIEAMLDLSKSIK
- a CDS encoding efflux RND transporter periplasmic adaptor subunit, producing MKIPGKTRFIVLIASIILLQSCTKAAEGSNAAPPAPELPVYTVITSPATTYQEFPTALEGKNNVEIRSQVDGYLDKIYVEEGAYVRAGQPLFKIDSRSYGEQMNMAQANLQVANANIEKARVEVDRLQPLVSAKVVSDVQLKTAKANYAAAVAAASQARASVGNARINVGFTTITAPVSGYIGRIPYKKGSLISRTDPNPLTLLSDISEIYAYFSLSELDFIAFQNKYPGASLEEKLKNMPMVELVIADNSIYPEKGKMSIVDGQFDKTTGAISVRAVFPNAHGTLRTGNTGRVRMPQLISNAVVIPQESTFEIQDKTYVYVLGKDQKVTSKPIKISGKTDSYYFISEGLAPGEKIVYTGIGNLKDGASIRPKTISSDSLLRAKPL
- a CDS encoding efflux RND transporter permease subunit, with translation MLKQFIERPVLSTVISIILLLLGALSLFNLPIALFPDIAPPSVQVTAFYPGANAEVVARSVATPIEEAVNGVENMTYMTSNSSNDGTMTLSVYFKQGSDPDNAAVNVQNRVSKAMSQLPQEVVQAGISTQKVQNSMIMFMGLTSNDPKQYDELFLQNYLKINVIPQIQRIPGVAQAQVFGTRDYSMRIWLKPDRLAANNLSPQEVLNAIKDHNLEAAPGRLGQGSKETYEYILKYKGKLNKGEDYENIAIKANNDGSFLRLKDVARVEFGSYTYTATNRVDGKPVAGFAILQTAGSNANEILTEIEKQVDVLSTTLPKGVEPIIMYNSKDFLDASIHQVVETLVIAFILVFIVVFIFLQDFRSTLIPAIAVPVAIIGTFFFLQLFGFSINMLTLFALVLAIGIVVDDAIVVVEAVHSKMEQTGMPVEHATMNSMSEISGAIISITLVMCAVFIPVGFMQGPAGVFYRQFAFTLAIAIMISAINALTLSPALCAIFLNDPQGEHGEHGHKKGFGARFFNAFNASFNSMTKKYIYSLKFLIKNKWVAIGGLVVITAASIFMIKKAPSGFIPTEDQGFVLYAVNTPPGSSLERTHRATEQIDKIINGEKATNHLWVADGMNFISNANASPYSAGFIKLKDYDKRGEMKDPDQIAATLTGKVSQVKDANAFFFNFPTVQGFGNVSGFEFMLQDKTNGSFEQLGTTTQAFIGELMKRPEIAFAFTTYAAGNPQYTIDVDADKANQLGVSVTELMQTMQIYYGSSFVSDFNRFGKYYRVMAQADIPYRTDINSLEGIYVKNKSGEMVPAKTLVTLKRTFGPETVTRNNLFNAVTINGTPKPGYSTGDAIKAVEEVAQQSLPRGYGYEWTGITREEIKTGGQTVFIFLLSILFVYFLLAAQYESYILPFAIILTIPTGIFGVFAFTGLAGIDNNIYVQVGLIMLVGLLAKNAILIVEFAVQRRKAGKSLIESALQASRLRLRPILMTSFAFIVGMLPLVWTQGASAKGNHSIGYSTVGGMLTGVLFGIFIIPVMYVIFQYLHEKMPSRKKKRLLKKQMEEELLASTIN
- a CDS encoding YicC family protein, whose product is MILSMTGFGRAENVFEGKKITIDIKSLNSKSFDLNIKIPLRYKEKEFEIRKILNDRIIRGKVDCYINLENLEESTDVKINKTLIDSYINELRAIAADGPDFEYLKMAVRLPDAITSRPDELTEGEWEMLASIVNTAIDRFEEFRRTEGSILHEELNRNIQNIDKYLGEVIPFEEERIISVKERYQKSLKEFENVDETRFYQEMAYFTEKLDISEEKVRLAQHLKYYKEVMDNESFNGKKLGFISQEIGREINTLGSKANHAEIQKLVVMMKDDLEKIKEQTLNVL
- the gmk gene encoding guanylate kinase — translated: MDKVIIFSAPSGSGKTTLVKHSLETFPELAFSISCTTRQPRGNEVHAVDYHFLTPEQFRQKISEGAFVEYEEVYTDKYYGTLKSEVEKIWSQGKVVIFDVDVKGGISLKKYFGEKALSIFIEPPSIEELERRLISRNTDDAETIKTRVEKAEEEMSYAGEFDKVVINTDLDVAKKEIESLIKNFISN
- the miaA gene encoding tRNA (adenosine(37)-N6)-dimethylallyltransferase MiaA translates to MKNLISVVGPTGIGKTRLAIDLAQHFNTEIISCDSRQFFKEMKIGTAAPSEEELAEAPHHFIGNLSVKEYYSIGQYEEDALQKINGLFKNHDTVILVGGSMMYEKAVIEGLHDLPEANAGNQEKLQKIMEEEGIEKLQEILKELDPEYYSVVDIHNHRRLLRAIDIIWQTDKKYSEHIAVSQDGRDFNVIRIGIEAPREELYDRINRRVDMMMEKGLLDEVKGLEKFKGLTALNTVGYSELFKYFEGEWDLDFAVSEIKKNSRRYAKRQLTWYRKANDIHYLQLGYSQKDFEELIQWITEQLPK